From one Streptomyces sp. Q6 genomic stretch:
- a CDS encoding betaine/proline/choline family ABC transporter ATP-binding protein produces the protein MIRFDQVTKRYADGTTAVDDLSFEVAEGELVTLVGPSGCGKTTTMMMVNRLIEPTSGRIYVDGEDIATVDPVKLRRRIGYVIQQVGLFPHRTILDNTATVPALVGWKKAKARARAAELLDLVGLDPKTYGGRYPEQLSGGQRQRVGVARALAADPPVLLMDEPFGAVDPVVREQLQDEFLRMQAAVRKTVLLVTHDIEEAVRLGDRIAVYGQGRIEQFDTPGAVLGTPATPYVAEFVGADRGLKRLSVTEIEPYDLEQPAVARLDESAAQAASRMRAEAARWAVVLDGGGDLHGWIGLDEAALAGQDGRVRDLAHRMNAWVPVGAPLKQAFGVMLQHDAGWVAVLDGSRFLGVLTPAKLHEALRRSVDADAQGIARAEVEFDSVADA, from the coding sequence ATGATCCGGTTCGACCAAGTCACCAAGCGGTACGCGGACGGCACCACGGCGGTGGACGATCTGTCCTTCGAGGTCGCCGAGGGCGAACTGGTCACGCTCGTCGGCCCGTCCGGCTGCGGCAAGACCACGACGATGATGATGGTCAACCGGCTCATCGAGCCCACGTCGGGCCGGATCTACGTCGACGGCGAGGACATCGCGACGGTCGACCCGGTCAAGCTGCGCCGCCGGATCGGCTACGTCATCCAGCAGGTCGGCCTCTTCCCGCACCGCACGATCCTCGACAACACGGCGACCGTCCCGGCCCTCGTCGGGTGGAAGAAGGCGAAGGCCAGGGCGCGCGCCGCCGAGCTGCTCGACCTGGTGGGCCTGGACCCCAAGACGTACGGCGGCCGCTATCCGGAACAGCTCTCCGGCGGCCAGCGCCAGCGGGTCGGGGTCGCCCGCGCGCTCGCGGCCGACCCGCCGGTGCTCCTGATGGACGAGCCGTTCGGCGCCGTCGACCCGGTGGTGCGCGAACAGCTCCAGGACGAGTTCCTGCGGATGCAGGCCGCCGTGCGCAAGACGGTCCTCCTCGTCACGCACGACATCGAGGAGGCTGTGCGGCTCGGCGACCGGATCGCCGTGTACGGGCAGGGCCGCATCGAGCAGTTCGACACGCCGGGCGCGGTCCTCGGCACGCCCGCGACGCCGTACGTCGCCGAGTTCGTCGGCGCGGACCGGGGGCTGAAGCGTCTGTCGGTCACGGAGATCGAGCCGTACGACCTCGAACAGCCCGCGGTGGCCCGGCTCGACGAGTCCGCGGCGCAGGCCGCGTCCCGGATGCGCGCGGAGGCGGCGCGCTGGGCGGTGGTCCTCGACGGGGGAGGCGATCTGCACGGCTGGATCGGCCTCGACGAGGCGGCCCTCGCCGGGCAGGACGGCCGGGTCCGGGATCTCGCGCACCGGATGAACGCGTGGGTCCCGGTCGGCGCTCCGCTGAAGCAGGCGTTCGGCGTGATGCTTCAGCACGACGCGGGCTGGGTGGCGGTCCTCGACGGCTCGCGCTTCCTGGGCGTCCTCACCCCGGCGAAACTCCATGAGGCGCTGCGCCGCTCGGTCGACGCGGACGCGCAGGGGATCGCCCGTGCCGAGGTGGAGTTCGACTCGGTGGCCGACGCGTGA
- a CDS encoding LutC/YkgG family protein codes for MSSRDVILGRVRRALGGPAGAPSTYATDIDRSYLREHGSRTTEETVELLAENLADYRAIVHRCSAGELPRTLMRLLAEHGAQSVVVPPELPASWLAEADPVRIHDRAANTAAELDRADSVVTACAVAVAETGTIVLDGSPDQGRRRITLVPDHHICVVRVPGQVVSSVPQALERLDPARPLTWISGPSATSDIELDRVEGVHGPRTLEVVLVSED; via the coding sequence GTGAGCAGCAGGGACGTGATCCTGGGCCGGGTGCGACGGGCGCTCGGCGGCCCGGCGGGCGCTCCGTCGACGTACGCGACGGACATCGACCGGAGCTATCTGCGTGAGCACGGTTCCCGTACGACCGAGGAGACGGTCGAACTCCTGGCGGAGAACCTGGCGGACTACCGGGCGATCGTGCACCGGTGTTCCGCAGGGGAGCTGCCGAGGACACTCATGAGGCTGCTGGCCGAGCACGGGGCGCAGTCCGTGGTCGTCCCGCCGGAGCTGCCCGCCTCCTGGCTGGCGGAGGCCGACCCGGTCCGCATCCACGACAGGGCCGCGAACACCGCCGCCGAACTCGACCGGGCCGACAGCGTCGTCACGGCCTGCGCGGTCGCGGTCGCCGAGACGGGCACGATCGTCCTCGACGGCTCCCCCGACCAGGGCCGCCGCCGCATCACCCTCGTCCCCGACCACCACATCTGCGTCGTGCGCGTCCCCGGCCAGGTCGTCTCCTCCGTGCCGCAGGCCCTCGAACGGCTCGACCCGGCACGCCCGCTCACCTGGATCTCGGGCCCGTCCGCGACCAGCGACATCGAGCTGGACCGGGTCGAGGGGGTGCACGGACCGCGCACCCTGGAGGTGGTACTGGTGAGCGAGGACTGA
- a CDS encoding LutB/LldF family L-lactate oxidation iron-sulfur protein yields MSGTFVGMPAFPKAAHDAVRNTTLRANLKHATHTIRDKRARAVAELDDWAALREAGKQIKDHTLRHLDHYLVQLEESVTAAGGTVHWARDADEANRIVTRLVRETGESEVVKVKSMATQEIGLNEHLEAEGIRAYETDLAELIVQLGDDRPSHILVPAIHRNRGEIRDIFAQEMGRWGRPAPEGLTDTPAELAEAARLHLREKFLRAKVGVSGANFMVAETGTLVVVESEGNGRMCLTLPETLISVVGIEKIVPTWQDLEVFLQTLPRSSTAERMNPYTSTWTGTTDGDGPRTFHLVLIDNGRTDTLADEVGRQALRCIRCSACLNVCPVYERAGGHAYGSVYPGPIGAILSPQLRGTASEIDASLPYASSLCGACYEVCPVAIDIPEVLVHLRERVVEGGEVTLRGTKVTLKPAKGHAAERAAMRAARWAFTHPAVLATGQRMASRTRRFHPRTVPGPGRAWTATRDLPQVPAESFRDWWQRTDGGKEGQK; encoded by the coding sequence ATGAGCGGCACCTTCGTCGGCATGCCGGCCTTCCCGAAGGCCGCGCACGACGCCGTACGGAACACGACCCTGCGCGCCAACCTGAAGCACGCCACCCACACCATCCGTGACAAGCGCGCCCGCGCCGTCGCCGAACTCGACGACTGGGCGGCGCTGCGGGAGGCCGGCAAGCAGATCAAGGACCACACGCTCCGCCATCTCGACCACTATCTGGTCCAGTTGGAGGAGTCGGTCACGGCCGCGGGCGGCACCGTGCACTGGGCGCGCGACGCCGACGAGGCCAACCGCATCGTCACCCGGCTGGTCCGGGAGACCGGCGAGTCGGAGGTCGTCAAGGTCAAGTCGATGGCCACGCAGGAGATCGGTCTCAACGAACACCTGGAGGCCGAGGGCATCCGCGCCTACGAGACCGACCTCGCCGAACTCATCGTGCAGCTCGGCGACGACCGGCCCTCGCACATCCTGGTCCCCGCCATCCACCGCAACCGCGGCGAGATCCGCGACATCTTCGCTCAGGAGATGGGCCGTTGGGGCCGCCCGGCCCCCGAGGGCCTGACCGACACGCCCGCCGAACTCGCCGAGGCGGCCCGGCTGCACCTGCGCGAGAAGTTCCTGCGCGCCAAGGTCGGCGTCTCCGGGGCCAACTTCATGGTCGCCGAGACCGGCACCCTCGTCGTCGTCGAGTCCGAGGGCAACGGCCGGATGTGCCTCACCCTCCCCGAGACGCTGATCTCGGTCGTCGGCATCGAGAAGATCGTCCCGACCTGGCAGGACCTGGAGGTCTTCCTCCAGACGCTGCCGCGCTCCTCGACGGCGGAGCGGATGAACCCGTACACGTCGACCTGGACGGGGACCACCGACGGCGACGGACCGCGGACCTTCCACCTGGTCCTGATCGACAACGGCCGCACCGACACCCTCGCCGACGAGGTCGGCCGCCAGGCGCTGCGCTGCATCCGCTGCTCCGCGTGCCTGAACGTCTGCCCCGTCTACGAACGGGCCGGCGGGCACGCGTACGGCTCGGTCTACCCGGGCCCGATCGGCGCCATCCTCAGCCCCCAGCTCCGGGGCACGGCGAGCGAGATCGACGCCTCACTGCCGTACGCGTCGTCGCTGTGCGGCGCCTGCTACGAGGTGTGCCCGGTCGCCATCGACATCCCCGAGGTCCTCGTCCATCTGCGCGAGCGGGTGGTGGAGGGCGGCGAGGTGACCCTGCGCGGCACGAAGGTGACGCTCAAGCCGGCGAAGGGGCACGCGGCGGAGCGCGCCGCGATGCGCGCGGCCCGCTGGGCGTTCACCCACCCGGCCGTCCTCGCCACCGGCCAGCGCATGGCCTCGCGCACCCGGCGCTTCCACCCGCGCACGGTGCCCGGTCCCGGCAGGGCGTGGACGGCGACCCGGGACCTGCCGCAGGTGCCCGCGGAATCGTTCCGCGACTGGTGGCAGCGGACCGACGGCGGAAAGGAAGGCCAGAAGTGA
- a CDS encoding (Fe-S)-binding protein: MRVALFLTCVNDTLYPDTGRAVVKLLTRLGVDVDFPAAQTCCGQPHYNTGYRRQAEPLARHYSDVFGPGLASGDYDAIITPSGSCAAMVRELYPRMGERARAEGRGDRLATTLAPVIPKTYELTEFLVDVLKVTDVGASYPHKVTYHPTCHGLRSLGLGDRPLQLLRAVKGLELAELPGAQECCGFGGTFAVKNSDVSSAMGADKVRNAESTGADVLCAADNSCLMHIGGTMSRLKVGMRPVHIAEILASTEEEPHV, from the coding sequence ATGCGTGTCGCGCTCTTCCTGACCTGTGTCAACGACACGCTCTACCCGGACACGGGCCGGGCCGTGGTGAAACTCCTGACCAGGCTGGGCGTCGACGTGGACTTCCCGGCCGCCCAGACCTGTTGCGGGCAGCCTCACTACAACACCGGCTACCGCCGCCAGGCGGAACCGCTGGCCCGTCATTACTCCGATGTCTTCGGGCCGGGCCTCGCGTCGGGTGATTACGACGCAATCATCACGCCGTCCGGCTCGTGCGCGGCGATGGTGCGCGAGCTGTACCCGCGGATGGGCGAGCGGGCGCGCGCGGAGGGCCGGGGCGACCGGCTCGCGACGACGCTCGCGCCGGTGATCCCGAAGACGTACGAGCTCACCGAGTTCCTCGTCGACGTGCTGAAGGTGACCGATGTCGGCGCCTCCTACCCGCACAAGGTGACGTACCACCCGACCTGCCACGGCCTGCGCTCGCTCGGCCTCGGCGACCGCCCCCTCCAACTCCTGCGGGCCGTCAAGGGACTTGAGCTGGCGGAGCTGCCCGGCGCGCAGGAGTGCTGCGGCTTCGGCGGCACGTTCGCGGTGAAGAACTCCGATGTCTCCTCGGCGATGGGCGCCGACAAGGTGCGCAACGCCGAGTCGACCGGCGCCGACGTGCTGTGCGCCGCCGACAACTCGTGCCTGATGCACATCGGCGGCACGATGTCCCGGCTGAAGGTCGGCATGCGGCCGGTCCACATCGCGGAGATCCTGGCGAGCACAGAAGAGGAGCCCCACGTATGA